attttctttaaatataaaaacaaaaccctcactTGTAATCTAAGCAAAGCATTCTGTTCAAGCCAaaataatcccccccccccaacttttccCTTTGCTGAGACTTTTGAAAAGATTCTGCAATTTTGAGGGGGTTGAGTTTTTCAGAATTGTCAGCGAACCAAAAAAACCGCCACTATCAGCCCAGCTCTCGTTTCCAGCCAAAATAGCCAAGACAAAAGGCAGGGTTATGAGCCTTGGTTtgcagcaggggaaactgaggcacagagcggtggGCATTGAATGCAGGTCTCAGGCCAGGGCTTTTACCACGAGCCCATCCTTCCTGAGGGGCTTCATTTCCCCAACGCTTGCTAAAGGAAAGGTTCGGCTTTGCTTTTCTTCACCCACATCCTTTGCTTCCCCCAGCCATTTGCCATTAGCAAGAAGCACGAAATGCTGCTGGACGCTGGCAAGGTGCCCATCTTTAATTAGCCGTCCCCTAATGACAAATCACCTCATTCATTTAACCCCACCCTTAGCAATAAGTGCAAAGAACTCATTAGCCAGGCACATGGCAGACACAGCCGTTTCCCCCAGGGCCATTAACATCACCGCAAAACTGCAGGCGCTTTGGTAGATTTTCCTCCGATCGCCCCTAGGCCCCACCCTGCAAAAAGAAGATTTGGAAGCAGTTTGTTGGGTGAAACTGACAAGCGAGTGGAAAGAGGGAGTTAAAAGGCATTAGGGTCTGTATTTCGTGTCCCCACATTCACCTGCTTTTGGGGGAGGCGTGGGGAAGACAGCTGGGAAAAGGAACACGGGCGCTATTTGTGCGGTCGCCACCATCCTGAATTATTAAGGACAAACTTTCTCATTTCAAACACATTTTGTCCAGCTGCAGCGAACATCCTTCCATGTAATTCACACGACATCGCACCAGGCCTGTGGCTGCAAATTGGGCCAGACCCTCTGTACAAAGCTGCTGAAGCCCCAGGCTGATGTTTTACGTAATTCTAAGATGTTTCGGGGGGCGACTTTTGccagatttttaagaacaaaaaaaggCCATTTATAGAAAAGGCCGTGATTATGTGGAGCTAGGAACAGCTATGAACTCAGGATCATTCCTTGCTAGCAGGCAAAAGCCCCCACCGATTGATTCAGCAATACATGCCCGTTAGCTAGGCTGGGTTCGTTTTTCATCAGGAAGGGTCGATAAACGGCAATTTCACCACACACCCATAAAGGAGGCAAAACTATTTCTACTGATCATTGACGCTGACAGCCGGGCTAAGTAAGAAACATGCTGCCTGAGAATTCATTAGAGTTTGAGTGAAGGGTAAAATTTTGACGCGTGATGTCGACAGCTTGTGTGTTGACGGCTTTCAAGCTTTCCATGTTGAATCCCAAAGTCGAGGGTCATTGTCCGCTCCCCTCCCCATGTCTGATCCCCCCATATTTTCCCACAACTGGGAAAATTTAAATACatagaaaaaatgctttaaaacccAGCATTTTGTGAACGGGTGAACGTGTAAATTGGTTCTCaaaaatatgcttaaaataaaaatccctcGTATCCATCGAAATGATAGAAAAATCAAAGCTGAATTGTGCCAAAGCTAAACTTGGGATTCCTCCAGGTCCTGCAGAGGAGCTGCCTGGCGCTCGAAAACTTGTATCCTTCACCAGCAGCGCTTGGGCCAATAAAAGCCATTACCTCTCCCCTTGTCTCTCATACCCTGAGACAGAGATGCCTCCACCACCACCTAACTATATCATCTAGCCCTTGGAGGGGGCCCGAGACCCTCCTGCGTAGAAATCAGTCAGTCATCAGACCATTCCGTTGTGATTTTCAAAGACATTATTAGTCTTTATTAGGCATATTATGGTAGCGCTCAGAAGCCTGGTCATGGcccagtgtgccaggccctgtacaaacacagaacaaaaagcccatccccaccccagtcaTACCTAAATCCCACTTTGGTCAGGTTTAAATTTCTTTTGGTCTATTTTTTGGGGTGGATGCCACCTTCCAATGTTCACATGCTACATCAATTATAACCCTCCCCCATATACACACACCCCATTACAGAGATCTGACCTCAGGGATTTTAAAGACCAGTGCCAGCATATCTATCTTGGGCTCAAGACAGGGGTAAATGGATGAAGTTTCGTGGCCTCTAATTCACAGCAGGTCAGAGGAGATGAGTAAatgaccccttctggccttgaactctgtgcatctctctctcttaaataattctgggaagggtgtggggggaaggcaTAGGTCTGGCTAAGAAGAAAAGAGCATTAGGTTAAACAAGACATTTTCCATTGGGCTACAGCTTAGCTGGGAGCGTGGCTAGCTACACGTGACTGGTCAATAGTTTGGCTTTTGCTAAAggcacttttgttttttttgtaaaagtaaGACACTAGCCTCTCCTCTGTTTTTAAAGATTGCACACCCCCTGGAAATCTGAATAATACAACCCCCCGTCCCGTGGCCAAAACACTGCACGGCTGGGGCACGAAGCGTGTAAGTGTCGCATTGTGAGCTGAGGGACAGtgcacagtagggtgaccagatgtcccgattctatagggacagtccccataGTTGGGGTTTTGTCTTAATAGgtgtctattaccccccacccccatcctgatttttcacccttgctgtctggtTCCCCCCCAGCCGCGCCCTGATCACCTGCTTCACAGAAAGCTGTGAGATCGGACTCCAGGAGAACCCAGTCGTCGCACAGAAGCTTGCTCCAGTGAGGAGAAGCTAATCGATCGCTGCAGAGGGGCTGAAATGATCTGTGCGGCATAGGACGGGAATGGACTCTGGTACCTTTTCCAGCCAAGACTCGCTGTGTCCCAGCACAGCTGGGACACCAAGGAGCATTTCACATTGCCCGGAATGTGTCTGACTCCTTTTTAAAGGAGCTGAGTCCCGGTACAGTATGGGGCAGCTGATACACAAGAGTCCAGATTCCAGAGGCTGATTTTCAGTTAAGGCCCCTTTAAGGTTGAATAAAGGCGGCAGAGACAGTCCCAGCCAAGaatcctgcctcctcctccccccgcccccactgtgcaggggcagggcctaccccagccaatgggaagctgGTAGAAGGGCACTGAACCtagtgtgtgggggtgtgtgagagGAACACATTGCATTATGGGTACTCCATGCTTCAGCAGGGGCTTTTGGGAAACAGCGCATGAATTAGAGCAGCCCAGTGGCTGCTCTAGCCGACACCAGGGACTAGGCACGACCCCAGAAGTAGGGGAGCAACTGAGTCTCATGCCCTGGTCCAGGTCCAAGCATAGCCATCCCCTGATGGGGAATCCAGTGATTTTCCTCCCTCGGGGGTTATCCGAGGCCCACCTGCCAGCTACAGCTTTCTGGAAGGTGCCCCATTGGGTGCCTGCACGGCCCCTCCCAAAAACAACAGTACTGGAGTCTTTGGGCCTGATGGGGATATTTAATGCAGGTTGGGGGCAGAGGGCATCACAAAGGGAGTCAGATGTCCTCAAATcccaggtaatagtaatgggatctgggccccaggccctgcaaaGCTCTGCCTCAACTTCCCCACAGCGCAGCAGCCCCTCACAGCGTGGGGCGAGCTCTCACGTTACCTGCATTAGATTAGGGTCTCAGTCCCTGCCAAGCCTGGAACCAACACCCCAAGATGGGGGGAAAGTATCTCTACCTGTTGGCCCTTCCTGCCTCACTGGTCCAACTCCCCAGTTCCCTGTACcactacccctccccccatgcaccaCTCATGCAAATCAGATTAGAATTGATTTTAACCCCTCACATCCTCGTGTAAATAAATCACCGTTCAAGGCTCAGTGCAATGGGAAATCAGGCCCGGGATCTTTGGTTTTTACAAgagtcccagccctgcagggattggttctaaCTGATCCGATATATTGAAGGTATTCTGCATTTTCCCCACTCCACGGTCTTGGCTCTCCCCTGGCCCTTTTCTACACTAAGACCCAGATCGCCAGCTGATGTAAACCAGTGTCACGCCATTGGCGGCAGAGGGGCCAGacacctatttacaccagctgagggtcagTGTGTAAGCGGAGTCTCTCTGGATTTACTCCTCTGCCCTCCCACAAACTAGTGATTTTTGGTGCATCCAGGGTTGGGGTGCTCAACTGGAGGCTGCTTAAAGGGACCCAACTCTCGGGTGCCTTGTGTTGTTATTTTCATGGGAGCATTTGACACTAGTGCAAACAAATGCACCAGGGTGGGGGAGCACAATACGCGCCCCAGGCCATTTACAGGGCGTGTGACTCTATAGGAAACAGGCACTTGGGGTTGAGTTGCTTTGGCaatgctgctgtggtgcctcatgggagttgtagttcagtggCCTCAAGCTTCCATTCTCCCCTATGAGCTGGGTTCCTTAGTTGGACTACCTCTCCCATGCTGCACCATGGCCAaggactcccatgatgcaaccCCCCTCTCTGAGCAGAGAGagtgtgatgcatcatgggagatgtagtctgaccaagACCTCCACTCTACAGAAGAGAACAGGAGCACAAGGCACCTGGACTACAACATCCAGGAGGCATTTCAGAATAAGTCGCTCTGATTTTTGGTCGAAGATGTTCAGGACACGAATTTCACTGGGAAAAGCCTGAAATGTTGaatggaaaattgaaatgaaaatggatctgccccctccccaacaccTGTTTTCCTGCATGAGGATCCTGCAGCAAGCCTTGCGCAGGAAACCCCCCTACATCTCCCCCGacacccctccctgtccccttacaaACACAGAGTGGTTGTCACAGATCTATGCGGGGGTTCGATGCCCCAGCCTTTTGCAAAGCTGCCCCTGGGGCTTGGTTAACAGACACACGCCCAAGAGACTGCGCAGTTGCTGAGGCATCAGAACCCGTTGGATCCGTAGCACCCACGTCAGcgccatcaaagtcaatggaagtcaggTCAATTTGCATCAGTGGTGgggggcctgggcctgccccaccACCTCTGAGGTCCGGTGGATGGGCTCACGTTCCTCATCCCTCATGGTTGCTGGGATGGAAGAACCCTGGACTGGGGATACGGAAAGGGAAAGCGGATCCGTTGCATTGATGTCATCAGCAAATAGAGAAACAGTGGGACACCAGCCCAAGAGATCTGCCTCTCCTTATAACCTCCCATCCTATTTATCTATGACATCAATGTGAccgctggggtgggggtggggggcggaaaGAGAGGAGCGGAGGCGAGTGGAGTCTGTTGTCtagcaggagcagctgctggacTGCGGGGGCGGAGTCCCGGTCAGAGCCCCGTTCTTGCTGTTGCCGACGAGGGTGGTGTTGGTGTCCAGGCTCTCGTTCATCTTCTCACAGATAATGTCCACCAGGCGCTCAAAGACCTGCTTGACGTTGATGTTGTCCTTGGCGCTGGCTTCGAAGAATTCAAAccctgcggggaggggagggaaggaaggaaggaggagaaaggagggaaagagaaagaacagaaggaggagaaaaatcttGTGCTGGTGACTGAAAGtacacacaacgcacagtcaatctgtggaactccttgccagaggatgttgtgaaggccaaggctataacatggttcaaaaacgAACtggagaagttcatggaggataggtccatcaatggctattagccaggatgggcaggaatggcgtctctagcctctgtttgccagaagctgggaatgggcaacaggggatgaatcacttgatgatcacctgttctattcattccctctggggcacctggcatcagAACACCaggtgggctagatggacccttgctctgactcaatatggccattcttacagtGGATCCAGGAGGAGGATTGGAACCCTTAGCCTTTGGCATGAAAACCCCCAGTCCCTTAACACCTGAGCTAATGGAGCAATAACCTGATCCCCCTCTATAACTAcctacaggtctctggcctgtgtgatgcaagatgtcagactagctgatcacaagggtcctttctggccttggagtctaggACTAGAGAGGCCAGCAGCAGTAGGACTTTTATCTGTTGACGTTGGCCACTAGGGGGCGAGGTGACACAAAAAAAAGGGTTTTAAGTGTGGCGAGATGATAGGGAGAGGCCCCTTCTGTTCGTGGAGAAATTTGTGATTGCAAACAAAACCTTAGCCAAGTGCCTGAGGCCTCAAGCCTCATTTAGGTGCCTACCGACTGCTGATTTTCATGGGAATTTGGTTGTGCCAAATTGTTGCAGTTGGAGGGGaagaaaacccaaaacaaaaaacaatccacccccccaaaaaaaaaacaaaagaattttttaaaaaataacacatttaagttttttcctctcaaaatttccttcaattgtgttctttaaaattaaacaaaagaagtTAAAAATGCTCCAGTTCAAAACTTCTGCCTCACGTTGAAACGAAATAGTTTTCAACTTGCTGAATGTTTTGAAAAACGTtgacccctccccaccaccacaaaaGTTCATTCCTGGGGTTTTTGGAATTGCCGACAAATGGAAAAATCAGTTCCAGGTTCTCCAGCCGTTGCAGGGCTGAAGTGGAGGGCACCTACCTAGCTCATCTGCCAGCCGCTTGCCATCCTCCGTGGCCACCACTCGATCGTCCTCCAGGTCACACTTGTTCCCCACCAGGATCACCTGGGCGTTATCCCATGAGTACGTCTTGATCTGGGTCGCCctatggagcaggggtgggaattgAACTCGGGCCTTGTTTCTAAGCCGTGCCCACCCAGCTGTCAATCActttcaccccaccccaccccaccccgactCCTCCCTCCCTTATAAAAAAGCACGGTTACAAATCCAATGTGTCTTTTATCGCTGGGGACCCCGCACCACCCCATCTTAAAGCAACATGAGCCCCAAACCAGCCAGGAATTTGCACAACATATAGGCTCTTCCATGGGAGGGACTGAACAAATCCTTCCCCCCGCCCAGACCCTCCCAACTCACAATGTTTACTATCCTTTtgaggtcaggactcctgggttctatccccaccTCTGCGAGGGCTTTGGGGTCTAGTGGTTCGAGCTATGGGGCTGGGAGCGAGGACTCCGAGGTTCTATCTATACCCAGGCTTAGGAGGGGAGAGGGGCCTAATGGGTAGAAAAGATGACTACTTTGGGTGTCTCTGctaccttgtgcctcagtttccccttctgtgaaaGGGAgatcaaaacaacaacaacaacaaataccaaaccctgtttgtaaagcactcggAGATCTTTGGAGGGAAAGTGCATCCGCCAGTGTTCAGCGGCATTAAACACAGTCCCAGGAAGAAATGGCACCCAGTGGGCTTTCCGTGAGTGAAAGCAGCCATCCAAGGGCTCCCCTCCCAGAACAGAACCTTGGAGTCCTGTCTCTcaagccccctgctctaaccactagaccccaccctccttccagagccagggagaggacccaggactcctggcttccacTATATCCCTGGGCTAAACCCCTTCCCTGTTCAGCCTGACCCAAGGCAGCTCAGGGGCTCCGAGCTGCAGCATCAGCCTCGGACAGCCTGACTCCTCCTCCCTAAACCCAGTGACTCGCTGTCAATCTGACTCATGGGTGGCCCCAGCAGATTTGTGCCTCTCCCTGCAGGAGGCTGCAGCTGGGTGCGGGGGTGATGACAAACAGACCCCAGAGAGGGGTGAAGCCAGGAATAAGGAGCAGTGAAAaggtcgggggggagggggggggaagagccCCATCTCTGAGGTCAACCCCGCCTCGGTTTTCCCCATAGTTCAGTGCGGTGACCTGCCTCTTCCATCCCCAACACTGCCCCACCCTCCATAAAAATCCAATGAGTCTTTACAGATGGGCCCCCTCCCCACGACGCCATGTCTTTAAGGAATATGAGCACTGCAACTTTATCAGGAGTTTCCAGTGGAGGCAGGGCccttcccagggcaggagggatTGAGGGGGCcatattccctcccccactcacacacacagtttgctTTCTGCAGATGCAGACAGCTCGGCTGCATCAGTTACACGCAGCGCAGCTGCCCCCTCTCAGGCGGACGGGCTCAGGCtctcagcagactcaggcagacgtCACTTTTACTCGGCTCAAGCTTTTCTTCACCACTAGCACCAGTCAGAGAGCTAAATTTTCCCCCACGGAGATCTTGACCTCAATCCCTGTGATCCTCAAGGAGCCAGGGGCCCTAAAGAGGGGCCCCCAGTGCCTGTATCTTCACTCAGCCCTGGACAAGGCTGGCTCTCATGGTACAACGCAAGGGAACACGGGGTCTCTTACCAGTCCTGCAAGGCGTTGAAGGAATCCTGGTTGGCGATGTCGTACATCAAGAGAAAGCCCATAGCTCCTCGGTAATAAGCCGTCGTGATCGTCCGGTATCTCTCCTGCCCTGCGGTGTCCTTTAAACAATCCcgtcccccccaacacacacaaataagagCTGCTTCTTTGCAAGATCCACAGCTGCACAGGGGACGATTTCAACCCGGAGGTAGCACTGCGGGAGGCTTGGGGGTTAATGCTCCCCCTCACTTCCTGCCAGAGACTCCTGCCcccccccgtgcctcagttttcccatctgtaaaacaagggaTAACCCTTTCTTTGGACTgcaagctccctggggcagggctcaTCTCTCCCCAGATGTCCGCAGGGCTGCTTCAGTTAGGGGCCGtgaagcagtgcattgtgggagggtGAGAAATATCAGCTGCTCGCTATCTGCTTGGCCTTGTACGGCACTTATCTACTCTCGGGAGCAGGCGGAGACCAGAGAAGGGCCTGTTACTGTGGAGACCAGAGAGCGCACAGAGGGCCGTGACAGACGGATCTTTTCATTAAAAGGCCTGGATGTGTCAAGCTGGTACCAGGAACTGGGGCTAGTTTCCATGACAGCTCAGATGCACGTAAAACGCACTCTTtgtgtgtgattaaaaaaaataaatctattaataAGGGAGCGGAATGGAAATTTGAACGGGCTGCTGTTAAAAATAAAGCACTGGCAAGCTGGACGATCCCCTTTCTGCTGTATGGAGAGAGTGTGAAGCGTGGGGGCTTGTCTGGACAGGGTGGTCAAGGAGGGGACTCGTGGAGGGGTGCGGGATAGGGAAGAGATCTGGTGGGATCCCAGTCAGCCTGCTGCAAAAGGCAGGACTGAAGGGATGCTGGATGGGTATGAAAGGGAGGGGATTGAGGCCCGATCTCGCTGAAGAGTGCTTTGCCGGGTAGCTCCAGCCATACACAAAGGGCTCCTTGCAGGGACCCGGCTTACCCCAGTAAAGCTGCGCGCTCCACCAGAATCGCTCATTCCATCCCACCCAACCAAAATCAACGCGCCCGACAAAAGCAACGTTCGGCTGGTATAACCGCGTCTCCGGTAGGGTTTCTGCTGGGTCAGCCAGACCTCACCCGTCTACAGGGCACTGACTAGCAGAGCTCTGCTGACGGGTGTCTGGAATGGAGAGCCGGCCTTACAGCTGATGGCAGGACGTCGCAGGttttagcctgtggaactcattgctaggtgATGGGATCAGCACTAGGCCTTAAACTAATCTGAGTTAAATAAGTCAAATTTAGAGGATCGGcgccctggggcagggaccgtctgtTTGCTCTGTGTTCGTGCAGCACCCAGCGCAATGGGGTTCTGGGCCACAGGACtggggctgctaggtgctaccataatacacctaataatgtacagcgcccagcacaatggggttctgggccACAGGACtggggctgctaggtgctaccataatacacctaataatgtacagcgcccagcacaatggggttctgggccACAGGACtggggctgctaggtgctaccataatacacctaataatgaacagcaccgagcacaatggggttcggggccatggctggggctcctagctgctaccgtaatacacctaataatgtacagcacccagcacaatggagttACAGGCCACacaactggggctcctaggttctaccataatacacctaacaAATAATCTACAGCACCTACAATAACTGCATCTCAGTCCATGGCTGGGGCTACTAGgggctaccgtaatacacctgaTAAATAATGTATCGTGCTTGGCCCATGGCTGGACtcttaggcactaccataatacacctaatcatgtacagcagccagcacaatggagtcctgggcTATCACTGGGGCTGCTAGGTGCTATCATAATACACCTACTTATTGATCTCTCTTTTTTGGAGGGTCAGGCAGAGTCTGCAGAGAGGCAGAGACACTTCCACAGATCCTTTTGGGAGGTGGCAGGAAGGCATCTGTCCATCCTCATTTCAATGAACCCCTCTCCATCCAGGGGTGTCCCCTTAAAGCAAAGCACAGGCTTAAATACTTATTTATGAGACGGATTGTGATAGTGTCTCAGCGTCGCGGCCCAGGAACCcaagtgccaggtgctgtacatccGCAGAACAAACAGatggaccctgccccaaagagcttcagaTCTAATTAAGCAGGGAAGTGACTCCAGCGGAGCCAAGCCAAAGAGTTAACCACCTCCTACCGTAATGTCGCTCCTACACGTGCCCCTGATCTAAATCACCCATACCTCCTAGCGGTCAAGTCAGTGCCCAGAGAGGGCTTCCACTCGCTAACACTGCTCCTCCGGGTCTCTCCCACCTATTACAGTGGGGCAAGAGGttgcagtggaaaaaaaaaaaaccacattgggccaaattcccTGCTGGAGTCTGTGGAGTTACAGCCTGCAAAGATTCAAGCCACAGCACGTGCAGAGACCGCTCAGCCTTACAGAAATCCCCAGAGCAGGGCTCTGTCTGGCCAGGCAGCCTCTCTCCAAAATTGgcatcttgtggcagtgagttccacagactaactGCATTGACAGAGGGTAAATGAGGAGGCAGATATAGTTCAGAGGTGGCATTAGGAGGCTAGTGAAGTTCCCaccatggaaaaaaatcagtggcaatgagttccacaggctgaaacagaattaaaaaagggGGACATATTGGGTCTCTTGGTCCCCAGGCTGGTGGGGGAGACCCCAGaggatttgggggcggggggaaaaaaatctttcaggtGGAGAGTTTGCATGATGGTGCCCGGCGGCATTTACCGGAGTCAAGGTAACGCCAGCTGCTGCCTGAGCCAAAGCACACGCAGGCCGGTGCCATTACCATGGTGACTGCCAGAGGCCTTCAGGAGCAAAGAGACTCCGACCCCCCATCCCTCCTCGTGAAAGCCAGcgacagctgcagctgctgcgtggggagggaagggatgttTACCCTCAGCACCGGGGGATCCGGCTGCACTTAGGGACTTTGCCACAGCTGCCAGCCATGGAGATAACAGGAAAAGAACGT
This DNA window, taken from Chelonoidis abingdonii isolate Lonesome George chromosome 26, CheloAbing_2.0, whole genome shotgun sequence, encodes the following:
- the RAB3D gene encoding ras-related protein Rab-3D; protein product: MASANDTRQAQKDAADQNFDYMFKLLIIGNSSVGKTSFLFRYADDSFTSAFVSTVGIDFKVKTVYRNEKRVKLQIWDTAGQERYRTITTAYYRGAMGFLLMYDIANQDSFNALQDWATQIKTYSWDNAQVILVGNKCDLEDDRVVATEDGKRLADELGFEFFEASAKDNINVKQVFERLVDIICEKMNESLDTNTTLVGNSKNGALTGTPPPQSSSCSC